In the Neisseria sp. KEM232 genome, GCAGTATGCGCCGGGCTTCTGGCAGTCGGTCGGCGTGATGCTGAAACAGGGCTGGGCGGGCTTTTTACGCGGCGTTCTGTTCCTGTTCGGCCTGTGGCCTCTGGTTTTATTGGCTGCCGCATCGCTGTTCGGCTGGCGCAAAATCAAACGGATGAAAAAGAAAACAAAATGAAAAATGCCAAACACAACAATCAGGTGCGCATCGTCGGCGGGACACATCGTGGTCGGAAAATCGCTTTCGCCGATTCAGACGGCCTGCGTCCCACGCCCGACAGCGTGCGCGAACGCCTGTTCAACTGGTTGGGGCAGGATTTGACAGGCAAAACCGTGCTGGATTTGTTTGCGGGCAGCGGCGCGCTCGGTTTTGAAGCCGCTTCGCGGGGGGCGGCAAAAGTGGTGATGGTCGAATTTGAACGTAGGGTTGCGCAGAATCTTGTGCGTCAGGCAGAAATTTTCGGTTGGGATGCCGCCGTATCCGTCGTCCGCCAAGATGCCGCTGCGTATCTGCAAAGCGCAGCGGTGCAATTTGATGTCGTGTTTCTCGATCCGCCGTTCTCCTGGCAGGGGTGGGACGATTTGTTCGGATTGCTGTCAGGCCGTCTGAAACCCGGTGCCGAAGTCTATATCGAAGCGGGAAAAATACCCGATTTGCCGCAATGGCTCGACGTCCGCCGAGAGGGACGGGCGGGGCAGAGCAAATACCTGCTTGCCGTGTATCAGAGCAGCTCCCGATTTAATGATAATTATTCATAAATATATAAAAAACAATCATCTAGCGAAAAGCGTGCTATAATCCGCGCCCGCTAAATTTCAGACACACACATTTCAGAAGGATTCCGATATGTCACTCTTTATTACAGACGAGTGCATCAATTGCGACGTTTGCGAGCCCGAGTGCCCCAACGACGCCATCTCGCAGGGCGAAGAGATTTATGAAATCGACCCGAATCTCTGCACCCAGTGCGTCGGCCACTACGACGAACCACAATGCCAGCAGGTCTGCCCTGTGGACTGCATTCTGATAGATGAAGAACATCCTGAAACGCATGACGAGCTTTATGCCAAGTATATTCGTATCATCGAAGAAAAATAATTAAAACAAGTATAAATATAAACTTAATGCGGATTGGCAGGGATTTTTAAATATTTTTCTTGACGAAGATGGGCGGTGTAAGTAATATTCCGCTTCTCTTTGGTGGGATTCCCGAGCGGTCAAAGGGGGCAGACTGTAAATCTGTTGCGAGAGCTTCGAAGGTTCGAATCCTTCTCCCACCACCAAATTCCAATTTGTTGGAGCTGGATTACAGGCAGTAAGTCTGCGGGTGTAGCTCAATGGTAGAGCAGAAGCCTTCCAAGCTTACGGTGAGGGTTCGATTCCCTTCACCCGCTCCAATATCTATTGGCCCATGTAGCTCAGGGGTAGAGCACTCCCTTGGTAAGGGAGAGGCCGGCAGTTCAAATCTGCCCATGGGCACCAAATAATTACCCTTAAACTCATTTTCTTTATTAGTAAGCTTTAGATAGGAAATTTGCTATGGCAAAGGAAAAATTCGAACGCAGCTTAAAGAGCCTTCGGTCATTATTATGGATAACGCCCGTTTTCACAGGATGGCGGTACTGCGTGAAATGGCACAGAGGGAGGGACACATCATTCTGCCGCTGCCGCCATATTCGCCTGAGTTGAACCCGATAGAAAAGGTGTGGGCGAATATCAAACGGCATCTGGGGAAAGTGATGTCCGGCTGTTTGTCTTTTGAGCAGGCTTTGTTGGATATTTTTTGTTTTGTTTGACTATATATCGGCAGGCCGTCTGAAAATCGATTTACTAAGGTCACATGCTTTCAGACGGCCTTGACAATAAAAGAGCCTGCTTTCGCAGGCTCTTCAATTTTATCCAATCATTAGATTAGAATTTGTGACGCAAACCAACCAAACCACCAGTTGTTTCTGTTCTGTCTTCTTTTTTACCGGCACGTAACCAACCTGCTTGCGCGAAAGCGGTAGTGCGTTTGGAGAAGTCGTAGTCAGCACCCAAAACAACTTGGTTGTACTCAGTGTGGGCTTTATCTGCGTTGGAAAGGTTTTTGCCTTTAGCTTTAAAACCGTGAGCGTAGGAAACACGAGGAGTAACGTTACCCATGGTGTATGCACCAGTTACCGCAACTTCGTGAGTTTTCAAACCAGCACTTTTATCGGAATCAGCATCGTAGTTGTCATTGCTTGCCAATGCAGCTTTATAGCTGTTTACGCTATCCCAGCCGTTGGTATATTGGTAAGCAGCACCGACAAACAGGTTGTTTGCATCGTAGCCAGCTTCAACACGGTGAGCCTGGCCGGATTTGCTTTGGTTATTAGCAGTTACATAAGCAGATTTTTTGTAACCGAAACCATACTGGGCGAAGAAACCAGCATTTTCATAGTTCAAACCAGCATAGTAAGCGGCATTGTCTTTTGCAGGAGAGGCATCACGACCGGAAGTCGGGTTAGCAGTACCACGAACAGTGTTTACTTTGTTATCACGCGGAGTGAACTGTACGTTTGCGCTGAAACCTGCGAAAACAGGGCTGTCGTAACGGACAGAAACGATTTTCTGACCAGTACGGGTCAGCATACCCAGACCCAAAGCGCTGTT is a window encoding:
- the rsmD gene encoding 16S rRNA (guanine(966)-N(2))-methyltransferase RsmD, encoding MKNAKHNNQVRIVGGTHRGRKIAFADSDGLRPTPDSVRERLFNWLGQDLTGKTVLDLFAGSGALGFEAASRGAAKVVMVEFERRVAQNLVRQAEIFGWDAAVSVVRQDAAAYLQSAAVQFDVVFLDPPFSWQGWDDLFGLLSGRLKPGAEVYIEAGKIPDLPQWLDVRREGRAGQSKYLLAVYQSSSRFNDNYS
- a CDS encoding YfhL family 4Fe-4S dicluster ferredoxin is translated as MSLFITDECINCDVCEPECPNDAISQGEEIYEIDPNLCTQCVGHYDEPQCQQVCPVDCILIDEEHPETHDELYAKYIRIIEEK
- the porB gene encoding trimeric porin PorB, producing the protein MKKTLIALSLAALSSAAMADVTLYGTIKAGVETARVKQTTNGQTTYKGHTETAIADFGSRIGFKGHENLGNGLNAIWKVESKTSVAGNNAGWGNRQAYIGLETTAGTIRAGKIPTQLDDMDKVDAWEYSNSALGLGMLTRTGQKIVSVRYDSPVFAGFSANVQFTPRDNKVNTVRGTANPTSGRDASPAKDNAAYYAGLNYENAGFFAQYGFGYKKSAYVTANNQSKSGQAHRVEAGYDANNLFVGAAYQYTNGWDSVNSYKAALASNDNYDADSDKSAGLKTHEVAVTGAYTMGNVTPRVSYAHGFKAKGKNLSNADKAHTEYNQVVLGADYDFSKRTTAFAQAGWLRAGKKEDRTETTGGLVGLRHKF